In Arvicola amphibius chromosome 1, mArvAmp1.2, whole genome shotgun sequence, one DNA window encodes the following:
- the LOC119801337 gene encoding 60S ribosomal protein L38-like codes for MPQKIEEIKDFLLTAQRKDAKSVKIKRNKDNVKFKVRCSRYLYTLVITDKEKAEKLKQSLPPGLAVKELK; via the coding sequence ATGCCTCAGAAAATTGAGGAAATCAAGGACTTCCTGCTCACGGCCCAGCGGAAGGATGCCAAATCTGTCAAGATCAAGAGGAACAAGGATAATGTGAAATTCAAGGTTCGCTGCAGCAGGTACCTTTACACCCTGGTCATCACAGACAAGGAGAAAGCCGAGAAGTTGAAACAGTCCCTGCCCCCTGGCTTGGCAGTCAAGGAGCTGAAATGA